In Corvus moneduloides isolate bCorMon1 chromosome 12, bCorMon1.pri, whole genome shotgun sequence, the following proteins share a genomic window:
- the LDHD gene encoding probable D-lactate dehydrogenase, mitochondrial has translation MSWSCAVPMFAVLSRQDMALRRVLALGAALGRRSCCSKPSLPPDFVEALRAVVGAPNVSTATAVREQHGHDESMHPCAPPDVVVWPQAVGQVQELAALCHRCRVPMVPFGTGTGLEGGVNAVQGGVCFDLSRMDAIAELSLEDFSVTVEPGVTRKALNKHLRGTGLWFPVDPGADASLCGMAATGASGTNAVRYGTMRPNVLNLRVVLPDGRLLHTAGPGRQPRKRAAGYDLTSLFVGSEGTLGFLTQATLRLHPLPEATAATVASFPSVGAAVACTVQVLQAAVPVARIEFLDEVMADACGRFSGMGLPAAATLLLELHGSRHSLAEQQQQMEEIVRHNGGSGLAWAQGLEEREQLWSMRHNAWYAALALRPGCQGYSTDVCVPISRLPDVVVETKQDLQASSITGPMVGHVGDGNFHCLLIFNSQDPEEAQRIHAFTQRLGRRALAAGGTCTGEHGVGLGKRALLQEELGQEGLDTLRSIKAALDPHNLMNPGKVL, from the exons ATGTCCTGGTCCTGTGCAGTTCCCATGTTCGCGGTCTTGTCCCGTCAAGACATGGCCCTGCGGAGGGTGCTGGCGCTCGGGGCAGCCCTGGGGCGCcgcagctgctgctccaag CCCTCGCTGCCCCCGGACTTCGTGGAGGCCCTGAGGGCCGTGGTTGGGGCCCCCAATGTCTCCACGGCCACAGCGGTGCGGGAGCAGCACGGCCACGATGAGTCCATGCACCC ctgtgcccctccGGACGTCGTGGTGTGGCCCCAGGCGGTGGGGCaggtgcaggagctggcagcGCTCTGTCACCGCTGCCGCGTGCCCATGGTGCCCTTTGGCACCGGTACCGGCCTCGAAGGAGGCGTCAATGCCGTGCAG ggcGGTGTCTGCTTTGACCTGAGCCGCATGGATGCCATCGCGGAGCTGAGCCTCGAGGACTTCTCGGTGACGGTGGAGCCCGGTGTCACCCGCAAGGCCCTCAACAAGCACCTGCGTGGCACTGGGCTCTGGTTCCCTGTCG ACCCTGGGGCGGATGCCTCGCTGTGTGGCATGGCTGCCACGGGGGCCTCGGGCACCAACGCGGTGCGCTACGGCACCATGCGCCCCAACGTGCTCAACCTGCGCGTGGTGCTGCCGGACGGGCGCCTGCTCCACACCGCCGGCCCCGGGCGCCAGCCCAG gaAGCGGGCGGCTGGCTATGACCTGACCTCGCTCTTCGTGGGCTCTGAGGGCACCCTGGGCTTCCTGACTCAGGCCACGCTGCGCCTGCACCCACTGCCCGAGGCCACTGCTGCCACTGTTGCCTCTTTCCCCAGTGTGGGGGCGGCCGTGGCTTGCACAGTTCAGGTGCTGCAGGCCGCTGTGCCCGTGGCCCGCATCG AGTTCCTGGATGAGGTGATGGCAGATGCCTGTGGCCGCTTCAGTGGGatggggctgccagcagcagccacactcCTCCTGGAGCTCCATGGCTCCCggcacagcctggctgagcagcagcagcagatgg AGGAGATTGTGCGACACAACGGTGGCTctggcctggcctgggcacaggggctggaggagcgTGAGCAGCTCTGGTCCATGCGCCACAATGCCTGGTACGCTGCCCTGGCCCTGCGGCCTGGCTGCCAG ggctACTCCACGGATGTCTGCGTGCCCATCTCCCGCCTGCCCGACGTGGTGGTGGAGACCAAGCAGGACCTGCAGGCCTCCAGCATCACCG GACCCATGGTGGGACATGTGGGTGATGGCAACTTCCACTGCCTCCTCATCTTCAACTCCCAGGACCCAGAGGAGGCCCAGCGCATCCATGCTTTCACCCAGCGCCTGGGAAG gcGTGCACTGGCGGCGGGGGGCACCTGCACCGGGGAGCACGGCGTGGGGCTGGGCAAGcgggcactgctgcaggaggagctgggccaGGAGGGCCTGGACACCCTGCGCTCCATCAAGGCTGCGCTCGACCCCCACAACCTCATGAACCCTGGCAAGGTGCTCTGA
- the LOC116450005 gene encoding probable D-lactate dehydrogenase, mitochondrial, producing MSWSCAVPMFAVLSRQDMALRRVLALGAALGRRSCCSKPSLPPDFVEALRAVVGAPNVSTATAVREQHGHDESMHPCAPPDVVVWPQAVGQVQELAALCHRCRVPMVPFGTGTGLEGGVNAVQGGVCFDLSRMDAIAELSLEDFSVTVEPGVTRKALNKHLRGTGLWFPVGTVGTRGVTGLGVTALEVLGMRPHDTCGAVDHGVYIGVV from the exons ATGTCCTGGTCCTGTGCAGTTCCCATGTTCGCGGTCTTGTCCCGTCAAGACATGGCCCTGCGGAGGGTGCTGGCGCTCGGGGCAGCCCTGGGGCGCcgcagctgctgctccaag CCCTCGCTGCCCCCGGACTTCGTGGAGGCCCTGAGGGCCGTGGTTGGGGCCCCCAATGTCTCCACGGCCACAGCGGTGCGGGAGCAGCACGGCCACGATGAGTCCATGCACCC ctgtgcccctccGGACGTCGTGGTGTGGCCCCAGGCGGTGGGGCaggtgcaggagctggcagcGCTCTGTCACCGCTGCCGCGTGCCCATGGTGCCCTTTGGCACCGGTACCGGCCTCGAAGGAGGCGTCAATGCCGTGCAG ggcGGTGTCTGCTTTGACCTGAGCCGCATGGATGCCATCGCGGAGCTGAGCCTCGAGGACTTCTCGGTGACGGTGGAGCCCGGTGTCACCCGCAAGGCCCTCAACAAGCACCTGCGTGGCACTGGGCTCTGGTTCCCTGTCGGTACTGTCGGCACGAGGGGGGTCACGGGGCTGGGGGTGACAGCACTAGAGGTGCTGGGAATGAGGCCCCATGACACTTGTGGAGCCGTAGATCATGGGGTGTACATAGGTGTGGTCTGA
- the LOC116449942 gene encoding chymotrypsinogen 2-like: MALLWLLSCLALAGFARAALPENCGVPAITPVIRGYNRIVNGEPAVPGSWPWQVSLQRYNGFHFCGGSLISENWVVTAAHCGVRKTDTVVVGAYDQDAPGPDQQKLTIEKVFKNPKFNMLTIHDDITLIKLATPAQLSDRVSPVCLPKATDEFPGGMTCVTTGWGLTDSSASHTPAVLQQVALPLLTNAQCKEFWGFRIREVMVCAGADGASSCMGDSGGPLVCQKDGAWNLVGIVSWGSSTCDTQTPGVYARVTKLRDWIDSILEAN, encoded by the exons atggctctgctgtggcttttGAGCTGCCTGGCGCTGGCGGGCTTTGCCCGTGCCGCCCTCCCTGAGA ACTGCGGCGTGCCCGCCATCACACCCGTCATCCGCGGCTACAACCGCATCGTCAACGGGGAGCCGGCGGTGCCAGGGTCCTGGCCATGGCAGGTGTCCCTCCAG CGCTACAACGGCTTCCACTTCTGCGGCGGGTCCCTGATCAGCGAGAACTGGGTGGTCACCGCTGCCCACTGCGGCGTCAG GAAAACCGACACCGTGGTGGTGGGCGCCTACGACCAGGACGCACCGGGCCCTGACCAGCAGAAACTCACAATCGAGAAG gtCTTCAAGAACCCCAAGTTCAACATGCTGACCATCCACGACGACATCACCCTGATCAAACTGGCCACTCCGGCGCAGCTGTCGGATCGCGTGTCCCCCGTCTGCCTGCCCAAGGCCACTGACGAATTCCCGGGGGGAATGACCTGCGTCACCACTGGCTGGGGGCTCACTGACTCCAGCG CCTCGCACACGCCGGCGGTGCTGCAGCAGgtggctctgcccctgctcacGAACGCCCAGTGCAAGGAGTTCTGGGGCTTCCGCATCCGCGAGGTGATGGTTTGTGCCGGCGCCGACGGAGCCTCCTCCTGCATG GGCGACTCCGGGGGCCCGCTGGTGTGCCAGAAGGACGGCGCCTGGAACCTGGTGGGCATCGtctcctggggcagcagcacctgcgACACCCAGACGCCCGGCGTGTACGCCCGCGTCACCAAGCTCCGCGACTGGATCGACTCCATCCTGGAGGCCAACTGA